In the Heptranchias perlo isolate sHepPer1 chromosome 4, sHepPer1.hap1, whole genome shotgun sequence genome, ATGCCCACACTCACTTATCGTGCCCTGGGAAGGGACAGTACCCCCTTTGCAACCctttcagaagaggagggaggagaagatGATTTGGGCAAGGAACCTCCCTAAAAAtatgggagagagacggagagacgcgGGCAACCCCGAGACTGGGTTCTCTGGGGTTGATTCACCCGCACTGCAGTGCTTTCAGTCGCCATGGGTCCCCACTAAGAACAGGTGGTCAGAGCGCTCACAGTGCACGTAGCATAACAAGCGGCAAGGGGCAACAgcattttttaaaagaacaagttttggggggtgggggagaggaggaggttggGGGGCGGAGAGATGGACCAATGCAATGTCTATTTTATTTGTATATCACGCTGGAATCTGCCAAGGACCATCGACTTCAGGCGACCTAAGACTCAGATTAGTGCCGGGGGACGGGGACTAATCTAACGGTCCCCACCGATGTGTTTGCAGGCCGGGGGCGGGGTTGGGATTTAGAGGTGCGCACCTGTAAATCGCCAGCCATCAAACGTTACGGCGTGGTTATATTTCTCTCCCTGGAGCGAGCCAACTGTGTAACTCACGGAGAGCTTGTTTTGGGCATCGAGGCTGCACAGCACAGGTTTGTCAACGATGTTGGGATGTTTTGCATCATAGAATCTAACAGCACAgacggagaccattcggcccgtcgtgcctggaccggctctttgaaacaagacatgatttttttctctcttggaCTCGGGACTTCCAAACCCAGAACGCTGCGGTCCTGAAGACCTTCCACAAAAGGGTATCAACAGTGTGAATACCAAATGAAATCCTATTTTAAATGTGGTTTATTAAAGGCAGGGGCGGTCACCGCAACACTACAGTTGAGTAAGAAGAACAAACCTGTTTTACTTTTAAAACCTAAACTAAAATCGATATTTCAAAATCCAACAATGATCTCCGTGACTCCTCCTTAGAACCGTCCTCCTTAACACGAGATAAGCTCCAACCGGGCTAAGATCCGAAATTACAGCTCGGGGTTAGACAATACTCGGTAAAGCGTTAATTCATAACTCCAAATAACATTTTATATTGTTCTTGCAAGTTTCTGCCGAAGAGGTCCGGGCACACGCACCGTCTATTAATATCGGTCTCACTGCTGAACTTAAGTAtctattagcaaaaataaacgtTGCGCCATTATTTCCCCAATTGTATGTTGAATGGAAGAGACTggaaatgagggaaaaaaaacacataaaGGGCGTTTACTAAAATGTGACAAAGAAAAATAATCAGGTTTCTGAAGACAGTCCCAAATAATTGGTGCAATCTGGAGCTGCGCGctgggtttccctctctctcagatctCCAATACGACGTCTCACAAATGGGCAGAAAGGGATCCTTTGCTTTAATCAGCCTTCCCCGCGCCTGACATTTTCTCTtccaccctcacactcactcacactcactcacactcacactcaaaaaCCCCCCCTAAACGATTGTAATATCAAAATATCGATGCCTCTGTGTGACCCTCTCATGGAGTGAGACGTCACTTGCGACATCATTGTAATAACATTGGAGGCGATGGAAGCATGGGCTCCCGCCAGAGGTGTACGTGAAGAGACGTCTCTCAACAGcagaaatgcatttttaaaaaaaaaataaccaccTTCCATCTTTGCACCATTTTTATTGAACCCGAATTTACTCGGGACAGAGCCTCGTGTGTTAGATTTCATGTATATCTTTCCCTCCCAGCATTAAAATCAGATTTTACTGCTGCGGGGGTTATTGGAAATGTCCAGACAGTCTCAACATGTGTTGATATCTTGGTGAACTGAAAACAAAAATATGTATATTATGcacacacatttttaaaaaaatattttgtgatCTCTGGCGATCTAACGTTCCGGAGTTACCCAATAAAATTATAACTTTCAgcttttttgggtttttttttaaaaaaaaacaaaatcaccaCGTTTTTCACTCCGCTGGAAATTATTGTGACATCTGTGTAATTTTCTGCCGTAGGGAAatagttatttatttatttattattagtAAGAAGCAGGTTGATGATTGCGCGAGTGGAGTATCCCAAGGTTATTCTCGCGTTGTGGCCCCTTGTTCTGTTTCCAGTGGTCACACCAGGCGATACCCCCCTGCcgtatgaaaaaaaaacacatttttttttaccaattGTGTGCGTGTGAAAGTGGACGAGCAGTCGTGCAGTACACTCGGGGATAGGGTTATAAATCAGACATGGCCCGGAtgcagactgcagtgtaaacgcTGGATGTGATGAGACGGGACGGGATGATAAGGTCCAGCCCTCCCGTTATATTTACACAATTCAGGCAGGGGAAAATGACGGAGAACGAGCGGCAGTAAATCTTCGCTCCTGTAAAATTCCCTTCCCCAAAACCAGCTGGATTTTAATCGGTTATTTATTTGCACGAGTTTTTGCACAtctatttttttgtttgtttgtttttttttgggggggggagaggttagTGAGCAGCAATACTTTAAAATCCCatttcctccccccccttccATTCTTGGTAAAGAGACAAAGGAGCAAATTAAACAGCATGCAATAAAACAAAAATTGTGcattcctctctcccccaatacTAAAACCCTCAACAATATAAAGCGTGTGAGCTGATTTATTGCTGACaccatttaaatatttatttatatttatatatatattatttttttttttttgtgcagACATCAGCGTCCTTTTTCGTGCAAAGCAGCGATCGAAAATGCAATAGTATTTGCAAATGGGAGATACGAGACTTGTTTTATCCACAATCCCGCCCCCCGGATCACATAGCGAACCTTTTCCTGACCAACTGGAGAGCGCAGCCCCGCAATCTGAATAGAGCCTGGCAACTCGCCTCCTATAAATGGGCCGGAGGAGAAAGCTGCTCATTCATTTCAGTCAGTACAAACCGAGCGCTGCTGCTGCAGGGGGGGGTGCAGAGAtcagggggtctctctctctctctctcctctttactacaatccccccccctcctcctcctcctcctcttctccccacatatttttttttttgttttgtctgtgtgtgcgtgtttgtttatttgttttttttaaaaaaaaagttgagccGACGCCAGGTTTTTTATGCATTTTTTGCCTCCCAAAATGGTTTGCGAGACTACGATCGTGCCGGACGAGGAGATGCCGGGCTCCAAAAACGACCCGATCGTCTCGTCCAGCCAGATGTggccaccaccaccatcatcatcatcatcaccaccaccatcagcaCCATCAGcagctgcctcctcctcctcctcttcttcatcctCGTCAGTGGACCCGTCGCCAGCCGAACACCACCTGAAGAGAGACGCCGTCTTCATTCGGGAGTTTGAGCTGAGCGACCAGGAGAGCGTCTGCCGCATTTTTTACGAAGGGATTATGGAGAGAATCCCCAACACGGCGTTTAGGGGGTTAAAACAGCAGCCCAAGATCCTCCTGTTTTACTCGTGTTTGACCGGTAAGCGGAATTTAATCATAATTTTAATTTGCGATATAAAATGCTGTGTCCTCTCCTCCCACACACGCGATTTTTTTTTACCCCCCCTatagatgcattttttttttgcacatatATTACCAGGaatatgtatatatttttttttacgcagcgaaacGTGATGGACAAGCAATTCTGattgtatttacattttttttaaattttaaaattatatgaATATATAGAACTGTGTGCGATTTGTAttatttaattattatttttttattttagaaCAAAAAAAAGGCACTTAATGTGACGATCATTTTAATCTTTTAAGAGTTTTCAGTCTGAAATCATttgaaaaatgagaaaaaaaaagacgATCGCGAACTGCATTGCGAATGTAAGTGGAGCTCAGTTTGGTGCTGTTGGACGGGCGGGCAGACGGATGGACCCAGTGGTACGCGGGGTAGCGAGGTGGACATGGGGAGTCCCGAATGTACATTGGGTGCACACGCGTCTCGTACAGACTCAGGCGCTTTCATACATAGCGCACCTGCTGTGAGAATTGGCAAATACAAACAGTGCAGGAAATGCGTAGCAGGTACCGTAGTATCCCGACAGGTTAccctaaacatgggtcccttaaccAGGTTACCCTTAGTATAGGTCCCTTACCCAGGTTAccctaaacatgggtcccttaaccAGGTTACCCTTAGTATGGGTCCCTTACCCAGGTTAccctaaacatgggtcccttaaccAGGTTACCCTTAGTATGGGTCCCTTACCCAGGTTACCCTTAACATAGGTCCCTTACCCAGGTTACCATTAGTATAGGTCCCTTACCCAGGTTACCCTTAACATAGGTCCCTTACCCAGGTTACCATTAGTATAGGTCCCTTACCCAGGTTACCATTAGTATAGGTCCCTTACCCAGGTTACCCTTAACATAGGTCCCTTACCCAGGTTACCCTTAACATGGGTCCCTTACCCAGGTTAccctaaacatgggtcccttacccaggttaccctaaacatgggtcccttacccaggttaccctaaacatgggtcccttacccAGGTTACCCTTAGTATGGGTCCCTTACCCAGGTTAccctaaacatgggtcccttacccAGGTTACCCTTAGTATGGGTCCCTTACCCAGGTTACCATTAGTATAGGTCCCTTACCCAGGTTACCCTTAGTATAGGTCCCTTACCCAGGTTACCATTAGTATAGGTCCCTTACCCAGGTTACCCTTAGCATGGGTCCCTTACCCAGGTTACCCTTAGTATAGGTCCCTTACCCAGGTTACCATTAGTATAGGTCCCTTACCCAGGTTACCCTTAGTATAGGTCCCTTACCCAGGTTACCATTAGTATAGGTCCCTTACCCAGGTTACCATTAGTATAGGTCCCTTACCCAGGTTACCCTTAGCATGGGGCCCTTACCCAGGTTACCCTTAACATAGGTCCCTTACCCAGGTTACCCTTAGTATAGGTCCCTTACCCAGGTTACCCTTAATGTAGCCCCCTTACCCAGGTTACCCTTAGTATGGGTCCCTTACCCAGGTTACCCTTAGTGTGGGTCCCTTACCCAGGTTACCCTTAGTGTGGGTCCCTTACCCAGGTTACCCTTAATGTAGCCCCCTTACCCAGGTTACCCTTAGTATAGGTCCCTTACCCAGGTTACCCTTAATGTAGCCCCCTTACCCAGGTTACCCTTAGTATGGGTCCCTTACCCAGGTTACCCTTAGTGTGGGTCCCTTACCCAGGTTACCCTTAGTATAGGTCCCTTACCCAGGTTACCCTTAATGTAGCCCCCTTACCCAGGTTACCCTTAGTGTGGGTCCCTTACCCAGGTTACCCTTAATGTAGCCCCCTTACCCAGGTTACCCTTAGTGTGGGTCCCTTACCCAGGTTACCCTTAACATAGGTCCCTTACCCAGGTTACCCTTAGTGTGGGTCCCTTACCCAGGTTACCCTTAGTGTGGGTCCCTTACCCAGGTTACCCTTAGTATAGGTCCCTTACCCAGGTTACCCTTAGTATGGGTCCCTTACCCAGGTTACCCTTAGTGTGGGTCCCTTACCCAGGTTACCCTTAGTGTAGCCCCCTTACCCAGGTTACCCTTAGCATGGGGCCCTTACCCAGGTTACCCTTAGCATGGGGCCCTTACCCAGGTTACCCTTAGTGTAGCCCCCTTACCCAGGTTACCCTTAGCATGGGGCCCTTACCCAGGTTACCCTTAGTATAGGTCCCTTACCCAGGTTACCCTTAGCATGGGTCCCTTACCCAGGTTACCCTTAGCATGGGTCCCTTACCCAGGTTACCCTTAGAATGGGTCCCTTACCCAGGTTACCCTTAGAATGGGTCCCTTACCCAGGTTACCCTTAGAATGGGTTCCTTACCCAGGTTACCCTTAGTGTGGGTCCCTTACCCAGGTTACCATTAGTGTGGGTCCCTTACCCAGGTTACCCTTAATGTAGCCCCCTTACCCAGGTTACCCTTAGTATAGGTCCCTTACCCAGGTTACCCTTGGTGTGGGTCCCTTACCCAGGTTACCCTTAGTGTGGGTCCCTTACCCAGGTTAccctaaacatgggtcccttacccAGGTTACCCTTAATGAAGCCCCCTTACCCAGGTTACCCTTAGAATGGGTACCTTACCCAGGTTACCCTTAATGAAGCCCCCTTACCCATATACCCCTTAACATGGTATCCTTATCCATATACCCATACCCAGATCCCCTTAAATCTACCCGTAACCAGGTTGCCCTTAACATGGTACCTGTATCCAGGTTATCCTTACCCTGGTATCCTTCCTTACCCAAATACCCTTAACATGATTCCCTTACCCAGGTAAACCTACCAAAGTTACCCGTACCCAGGTTGCCCTTGCCCGGGTATTCTTCACACGGTCCCCTCACCCAGTTACCCTTAACACGTGTGTTGACGGTGAGACCGGGCTGCTGCCTATCTTTTAAGAATTTTCTGTTTGATTTGGCATTTCAGCcatttgcagttttttgtttGTATCTAACGCGCTGTCGCATCCAGTGGAACATGTATCccgtatacacagagagagggcacaTCCCTTGGCAACGTGAACCATCTCCTGTACGAACCTGCATCCCGTACTCGCAGATAGGGAACATCCCATGGGAATACGCACCCGTCCACTGTGTGAACGCGGGTCCCATAGACACAGAGCGGGAAGACGCGCCGTCTCAACACGCACCAGTCTGCGGCGGGTGCTCAATCGGGACCAGTGCCTCGGATCAACGTGCCCGCGCCGCGCGCCCCCGTGCGACAATAATAAGTGCACGCGCGCtcccgagagaggaggggggggggtaataATAACACGCGCGCACGAGAGACTGGGGTgggcaataataataataataatcgtGTGATGTGAACGCGCTGCGCGCTCTAGCCAGGACCCACCTGTGCACGACAggctggagaggagcaggtgggaGGAAGAAGCAATGGTGGACCAAACACCTGAGGATGGGGGAAGATGACTTGAGGTGAAGAACaaaccactttttttttaatttaaaaaaaaataatagcaaTAACTCCAATCCCATTTcagactctttaaaaaaaaaatctcattaggTTTGTGAGAAGTTTGatgtgtatatacatatatataattttttttttgaaaaatcttGAGGACACAAATGTCTGTTGAGGTGAGGAGGGTTAGTTTGAGCGTGTGGTTTTGGTAGAGGTGGCACACTGTGTACTGCAGGCAGTCAGCAGACCCTGTGTGTCCGACTGTTGTTTCAATGATGTGGTCAGTATTGGTGGTagaacaggtttttaaaaaacacagtacttactctgtgtgtgtgtgtgtgtgtgtgtggcctccATGAACATCTCCTGCAGTTGAGACAAACAAGCTAtgtaagtatatatatatatatatatatataggcatAATTACTTTTaccaaaaattttttaaaatgcgcagtaaatgtatatatatatttttatatatgtgtcTCCTCTGGGGTTGTTCCGAAATAAACACTCCATTCTCTTTTCTGACAGGTATCGTTTATTTCTCTCCCTTGTCTCCATAGTAATGTGCTTTTATCTGACCAAGTCCTTGCTGCTGACCTGCTGTGTGCCCACCTTACTATTGGGCTCGAGATACTACTACAGTAGGAAAGTTATCCTCAGCTATCTTGAATGTGCACTACAAACCGACATGTCAGATATAGAGCAATATTACATGAAGCCCGCAGGTAAGTTCACAATTTTCAGAAatattgggaggggggtggggggcggtggcggTGGCGggattattttgtttctttttttaaggTCATTTGCTGTTTTTCAGTCTCTGAGTTATGTTATGGTGGAATCTTCCCGTGATAAATTTAgaaggaaacagaaaaaaagcGTGAAATAAATTGATGAGTTTTGCATTGAAACAAGGAAAAATAATACAATAAGCATTTAGTTAAAAGAGCATCCCAATTTTGGCTCCCTGTGCCGTGGAATCATAGGTTTGTATTTTTTCAcgcaaagtgtagtggaaatttggaactcgctcaccccaaaaggctgtggacgctggaGGTCAGTTAAAACTTTCAAGACAGATCGATTTTCAAGACTGTGATTTGAATatgagattaaactagcaagaaatataaaaacggattgtaagagcttctacaggtatgtagaAAGGAagggattagtgagaataaacgtgggtcccttagaggcagagacaggcgaaattataatggggaataaggaaatggcagagacgttaaacaaatattttatatcttcttcacggtagaagacacaaaaaaatcataccggaaataatggggaaccaaggatctaatgagagtgaggaacttaaagtaattaagattcgtaaagaaa is a window encoding:
- the nat8l gene encoding N-acetylaspartate synthetase, with translation MHFLPPKMVCETTIVPDEEMPGSKNDPIVSSSQMWPPPPSSSSSPPPSAPSAAASSSSSSSSSSVDPSPAEHHLKRDAVFIREFELSDQESVCRIFYEGIMERIPNTAFRGLKQQPKILLFYSCLTVMCFYLTKSLLLTCCVPTLLLGSRYYYSRKVILSYLECALQTDMSDIEQYYMKPAGSCFWVAVLDGNVVGIVAARGNEEDNTVELRRMSVDFDQRGKGIAKALGRKVLEFAVLNNYSAVVLGTTAVKLAAHRLYESLGFRYVGVTEHYVLPGMNHSVLEKMFFQLRYHRYRLHLREE